The sequence below is a genomic window from Anaerolineae bacterium.
GCTTACTTCCAGAGGACTAAAGGTGATCCCAGGTGAGGAGGCTTTTTACCTCTACGACACTTACGGCTTCCCTCTTGACCTGACCAGGGTGGTGGCTCGGGAAAGGGGATTTGAGGTGGACGAGGAAGGTTTCAACCGGGCTATGGAAGCTCAGAGGGCAAGAGCCCGTGCTGCTCGCACCTTTGAAATGGAAGAAGAGGAGCTCAAGAAAGCCGAGTTTTACAGCAACCTTTACGAGCAACTCAAACGAGAAAAAGCTCTCCCTGAAGAAGGGGTCGAGCACCTCTATGAAACCCATCTGGAGGTAAGGACCAGAGTCGTAGCCATAGTGAAAGGTGGGGAAAGGGTAAGCGTAGCCCATAAAGGCGATGAAGTGGAAGTAATCCTGCCTCAAACCCCCTTCTACGTTGAAAGCGGTGGACAGGTTAGCGACACCGGCTGGATAACCTGTACCCGCTCTATTGATGGCGAAGAGACCGTTTGGGAGATGGAAGTAGAAGAAATGCTTCGCCCGATCACAGGGCTCATAATCCATAAGGGCAAAATAACAGAGGGAACCGCAAGGGTGGGAGATGAAGTCTGGGCTACTGTGGACGCTGAAAGGAGGATGGATATATCCCGGAACCACACAGCCACTCACATCCTCCACAGCCAGCTCCGCCGATTGCTGGGCAGACACGTTTACCAGACAGGATCTCTGGTAGCTCCAGATCGCCTGCGCTTTGACTTCACTCACACCGGGATGCTCACCCAGACCCAGATAAGCGACCTTGAAAGAATGGTGAACGATGTAATCCTGGCCAATTACCCTGTCCAGATCGTCCACACCACTTATAAAGAAGCCATCGCCCAGGGAGCCATTGCCCTCTTTGAAGAAAAATACGGGGAAGAGGTCAGGATGTTAATGATAGGTCATCCCGATGAAATTATAAGCAAAGAGCTTTGCGGAGGAACCCACGTATCCACTACCGGAGAAATCGGTTTCTTCCACATCCTCTCGGAACAGGGGGTCGGGACAGGAGTGCGAAGAATAGAAGCGGTTACAGGCCGATACGCCCAGGAACTGGTGATGGAACGCCTGCGGGTTCTGGAATCTACCGCCGCTTTCCTCTCCTGCCTCCCCGAAGAGGTAGACCGGCGTGTCCTGGCCCTCATGGGTGAGCTTCAGAACAAAGAAAGGGAAATCCAAAAGCTCCAGAGGGCACTGGCTCGCAAGGTGTATGAAAGCCTCCTGGACAAAGCCATAAAAGTAAAGGATGTCAGTGTGGTGGCTGCCAGAATTGATGAGGTGGAAAATGAAGATATCCTGAGGGAAATGAGCGACTGGCTCCGGGAGGCCTTGGGCAGTGCGGTTGTAACTTTAGCCACAATTATAAACGGTAAGCCTTTCTTCATAGCCGCTATCACTGAAGACTTGGTGAGCAGAGGCCTTCATGCCGGCAACCTCATAAAAGAAGTAGCCAAAGTAGTGGGTGGAGGTGGAGGAGGTAAAGCCACCATGGCGCAGGCCGGAGGGCGCGATAAATCCCGT
It includes:
- the alaS gene encoding alanine--tRNA ligase, whose translation is MLSAEIRKSFLDFFAENGHTVVPSSSLVPENDPTLLFTNAGMVQFKDVFLGIEKRSYTRATSAQKCMRVSGKHNDLENVGPSPRHHTFFEMLGNFSFGDYFKKEAIAYAWEFLTRKLGLPEKRLWATIYEEDDEAWELWQKVAGMPPEKIVRMGKKDNFWAMGDTGPCGPCSEIIYDRGEKYCTCHRPDCSPAVECERWWELWNLVFMQYELHPDGTMTPLPRPSIDTGMGLERITAVMQGVESNYETDLFWPIILKTRDLIGHSDEQVLKNIVSYRVIADHGRAITFLVGDGVTPSNEGRGYILRMILRRAARHGRKIGFREPFLAHIADKVIEIMGHHYTELIMRREFIKNLITQEEERFQQTLDVGLNLLDELMEKLTSRGLKVIPGEEAFYLYDTYGFPLDLTRVVARERGFEVDEEGFNRAMEAQRARARAARTFEMEEEELKKAEFYSNLYEQLKREKALPEEGVEHLYETHLEVRTRVVAIVKGGERVSVAHKGDEVEVILPQTPFYVESGGQVSDTGWITCTRSIDGEETVWEMEVEEMLRPITGLIIHKGKITEGTARVGDEVWATVDAERRMDISRNHTATHILHSQLRRLLGRHVYQTGSLVAPDRLRFDFTHTGMLTQTQISDLERMVNDVILANYPVQIVHTTYKEAIAQGAIALFEEKYGEEVRMLMIGHPDEIISKELCGGTHVSTTGEIGFFHILSEQGVGTGVRRIEAVTGRYAQELVMERLRVLESTAAFLSCLPEEVDRRVLALMGELQNKEREIQKLQRALARKVYESLLDKAIKVKDVSVVAARIDEVENEDILREMSDWLREALGSAVVTLATIINGKPFFIAAITEDLVSRGLHAGNLIKEVAKVVGGGGGGKATMAQAGGRDKSRIEEALRLVPDLVASALKD